TCGACGTGGATTACTACAACGAGTTTCGTAAATCGGCCTATGTCGAGGCCGACATCGACACCGTGCGGGCGATCCGCGAGCTCGCCGCCGAAGGTTTGCTTTAAGTCGACGGCGGTATTTTTTGCCGATTAGGCAGTTGTTGCAGCACCGTTTGCTTTTGCTCGGCGGAATACGTCGACCAGCCGGCGATCTTCGCCAAGGTGCGCCGGCAACCGCTACACAACTGCGTTGTGGGAGCGAGCTGGCAAACGCCGGTGCACGGCGCGAGTTCGGTTCTAGACTTATCATTCAATTCGACTATGGCCCACGATATTGCCGTTCGCCGACACCGAGGAGTTTAACCATGCCGACGTCGCTCAATCTTGACGCTCTATGGATGCCGTTCACCGCTAACCGTGCATTCAAAGCGGAGCCGCGACT
The sequence above is drawn from the Gammaproteobacteria bacterium genome and encodes:
- a CDS encoding DUF1289 domain-containing protein translates to MNDKSRTELAPCTGVCQLAPTTQLCSGCRRTLAKIAGWSTYSAEQKQTVLQQLPNRQKIPPST